AAGTCGGACATCCCGCGGCGCAGTTGGGAGACGACGACGTTCGGGGACGGGATCTACGGCGTGCCGTTCCTCCAGGAGCCGCGGGTGCTGATCGCCAACGCGACGTGGCTGCGGGAGTCGGGCGTACGTGTTCCGACCCCTGCGGACCCGTGGACCTGGGCGGAGTTCAGGGGCGTCACGAAGGAGCTGAGCGGGGACGGCCGGTACGGGGTCGCCTGGCCGCTCAAGGACCCGGTGTCGGCCACGCTCAACCTGTCCCTCTCGGCCGGCGGACAGCTCTTCCACCGGGACGCGGACGGCAAGGTCGAGGTCCGCTTCGGGGCGGCCGACGCGGTCGTCCCGAAGACCGTGCACGACCAGGTGAACTCCGACGGGAGCGCGCCCCGCACCACGCTCGGCATGGGCGGCTCCGACACCCTGCCCGGCTTCTTCGGCGGCAAGTACGCGATGGTCCCGCTCGGCTTCTCGTACCGCCAGCAGATCGTGCAGCAGGCGCCGAAGGGCTTCGACTGGCAGGTGCTGCCCGCCCCGGCCGGCCCGGACGGGCTCACCCAGGGCGTCAGTCCGCAGACCCTCTCGATCGCCGAGGACAGCGCCCACAAGGCGGACGCCGCCGCGTTCATCGACTTCTTCCTCCGCCCCGACAACATGGTCCGCCTGGCCCTGGGGGACTGGATGCTCCCGACCGGCACGGAGGCCCTCCGGGACCCCGCCCTCCACACGACCGAGCACGACTGGGCCACCGGCACGGCCCTCGCCACCCACCTCCGCTCCGCGCCCGCGCAGTCCGTACGCGGCTACCCGGAATGGAAGGACAAGGTCGCCACGCCCGCGTACCAGGAGTACTACAGCGGGGCGATCGGTCTCGGTGAGCTGCGGGACCGTCTGGAGGACGACGGGAATCTGGTGCTGGCCCGGTATCAGCGCTGAGGTGGCGAGCGTTTTGGGGTGCGTTGTCGGGTGCGGCTCCGGTGGGGCTTCTCGCGCAGTTCCCCGCGCCCCTGAAAAGCAGGGGCTGCGCCCCCTGCTTTTCAGGGGCGCAGAGCCGTGGTCGTTTAGGCCCGCAGGGCCTGTGTCTTCCAGGGGCGCGGGGAACTGCGCGAGAAGCCCCCACC
The sequence above is drawn from the Streptomyces griseiscabiei genome and encodes:
- a CDS encoding ABC transporter substrate-binding protein, yielding MRTRGLVAALLLCLLAAGCTGGEGTSDDGRVTLRFQSLAWQEESVAVNKELVKEWNATHPGVRVEYVQGSWDSVHDQLLTSFEGGEAPDIIHDASDDLADFAYGGYLADLRELLPERLKSDIPRRSWETTTFGDGIYGVPFLQEPRVLIANATWLRESGVRVPTPADPWTWAEFRGVTKELSGDGRYGVAWPLKDPVSATLNLSLSAGGQLFHRDADGKVEVRFGAADAVVPKTVHDQVNSDGSAPRTTLGMGGSDTLPGFFGGKYAMVPLGFSYRQQIVQQAPKGFDWQVLPAPAGPDGLTQGVSPQTLSIAEDSAHKADAAAFIDFFLRPDNMVRLALGDWMLPTGTEALRDPALHTTEHDWATGTALATHLRSAPAQSVRGYPEWKDKVATPAYQEYYSGAIGLGELRDRLEDDGNLVLARYQR